CCAGTTGTCCTCTCTCCACGTCTTGGGTGACGCAGAGGGCACCCTCTTCCAACTGGTCACAACCCTTCGCGCGTAAATAAGTGGAAACGCTAAGCTATAAAGCTTCGTTCACGGCCAGGCTCTCGTCTTCGGCAGTCCTAGCCCGGCTCTTGACTTCGACCGTCTCCGGTGAGTGAACACCAATACACGCTTGACGGTTCAAGCCTATTGTTTCAATTGTCTCACGACTGGTACGTCATCTAAGGAGCCGCAGTTTTAAGAAGAAAGGAGGCAGGCGCTGTTCACATTTTACGGTATCGCTGATATCGACCAAATTTCAAGTATAGCCAATAGCGAACTCTCAGAATGCCGCGGAATGTTTTGTTTAAATTTATATATGTACTATTGTTCTCAAAGTTCGTTGCTGCATTGGTACTGTCAATACTTTATTCTTGCAAACTTTTTTCTTGTAGCAATTTTTCTTGTTGTGTTGCAGTTATTTATCTGTTGATATATTTAGTTCCCTGAAATAACCTTTTCGGCTTATGTAGACAACTTCAACGAATAAGCAATTTGTATCAATGAAAGCACCGAGTAGACACCGCGATTACGTGGATTAGTTAAAACGTATCATTGAAATTGACCGTTAGGCCACTGAGGATTTGTGGTCACGCGTACGAAGCAGCTATGTAGAGATTACAAAATGTGTGCAGTAACCCCTTTGGAATGAACGTATATGAGCCTGAAGGAAGTTGCTCAGCATAGATGCTGCTGCCCTCGCATCGTAGCGCAGTCTCCGCGGAAGCAAGCAGTAGACCCTAAAATGTACTCGACAGCTGTCTACACTTGTGAGCCTCTCCCTACATCTGATTATATGTCCTCTCTTAGAGAAAATACACCTCTATATTAAATTGTGAACAAGCAGCTGCGGAAAGAGTCGTCGCATTTGTGAGTTCTTCGCAAGTGCGACATGTAAAACAAAAGCTTAAAGAACGTAATATGTGATCTGCTTCATATCTTGGCATGCACTTGTCAATCACTGCCGTTTATCGTTTGACGAAAGGAGATGTTTATGGCTCGTCGGTATTTCATGGCTGAAGGTAGTGACGCACCACAGATATCGGAGAGACTGAGCAGGTGTTGTGACAATCTGGAGCAACTGTTGCACCTTTCTTGTCTTTAGCTGAACTAAAATACAGCTCCCGTTTAAACTGCTATACCAATCTTTCGTTCCTTCCTTGATTTTtctcccttcttttctttctcttcctttctttcttgccttccttccttccttcctttcctttctttctctctgtcctttctttctttccttctttctgtgctgtttctttttaacttcctttcttcttttctttctttttttctctttctttctttctttctttgttttcagcTTCTTTTTTGCTGTCTTTTTCATTCGTTTGCCTCCTTTTTTACTTTgcctccttcctttcatcttttcttcctttctttacctTGCTTATTTTGTTTCGCTCCTTCCTTCCCTTCATTCATTGTCTCCTCCTTTTCTCTCCCTTCCGCAGCCAGCAGCATGCTCCTCTCTCGCCTCTTGGTCGCCGTGGTCCTGCTGACCACGCTGGCCACACTGCCCGATCCGGCGGACGGGACCTTCTCCTACCTCGCACTGCCCGCCGCCCTGGTTGGCTTCCCGGTCAGCCGGGTGGCACTGGGCTTGGGTGTGGCCAGCGTGAAGATCGCCATCGCCAGCCGCCTGCTGAGGTTCCTGTTCGGCCTGATGTCCCGGGGCAAGAGCGGCCCGGAGCTGGGCATCAGCGTCCGCAAGGAGTTCGTCCACGTACCGGCCAgggacctgaagcctcctcctcTGACGACCCTCGTCGAGCCGGTGCACTGGGTTGCTCCAGCTCTGCCCCCACCTTCGCCTGTGCCGGTGCACTGGGCGCGCGCACCTCTGCCCCCACCATCGGTGCACTGGGCGCCTCCACCTATGACTGTGCGCGCGCGGGCGCTCGCGTCAGCGTTCAGCCTTCCCCAGCCGCACGGGCTCCCTGAACAGCACTCCTTCGTGGTCGGCAGGAGTGGTCAACCGGCTCCCCCTCCAGGGGTCGCCAGTCACCCGCCGCCAGCGTTCCAGGTGGGTGGTAGCCCGGTGGGCTCTGCTAATACCCGCGGTACCCAGCTACCTTGCAAATTGCATATAGGGCTATATACAGaccacggaggaaggaaagaactcaggaaaGAGGGtaacgtcacattttttgaagccggctccccccTGCGTCCCCCCCTGCTTGTCCGCCGTCtaagcgcgcttgcgcatgcgcaggagacAATGCTGCAGACGACACCGCTCCGCCCAGCGTTGCTATCGCGTGACTTCGGACACACTTTTTGCCGTGCAGTTCTGATTGCCAGGGCCTCtcccgagttttccttcctccatgatacAGACGTTTTCAAACTTTCCCTCCTGGGCGCACCCGTTAGTCATTGGTCTGGAAGCAAGGTTTCGAATGGTGGATTTCGCCAAGGTAgcatagtgcgcatgcgcaatatGGTACAAATTTCACGTGCACTTAGTGAAGTTGTAAACAGCAAAGCAAACATTCCCCGTCATTGGTCTAAGATTCCATGAGCACAGTAATCCATCAATTCCCATTTAAAATATTTTAGCAGCCATAAACGTGAGTGCCCGCCAACCAACAGAATGTCAGCAATGTGGATGGCGTGTGTGTGGGCCACATTGTGTGTTGTATTGACTACAAAAAAGATCTGTGGCCGTGGCCAATTTGCATTTACATGACCAAATTGATTTGGGTGATGCATTGACGAGGGTAATGCATGATAATGGCATTACCCTTTGTAATGCCATGATTGCAAAGCCGATGACTTTCTCCTTGTttaatttcttttccttttccttctatTCCGCTTCTAAAACATCTTGCTTTACTATCTTTTCCTCCCCGAATTCCCCCCTCCCTTGACTTCCTCCACCAATCTTCTAACACCCTCTGTGTAGCGTAGCCACCCCGGCACTTGCCTCGCTACCCTTCatgcctttttccctttctcCCGGTATAGGGGTgctcacgtgacgtcacgggcgccattttgttgtccagcACGTAGCTTCAGCAGAGCAGGCCGGAGCAGGAGGCGATACGTGCCCGCAGCCTTTCGCAGTGGTCCGCATACAACAAAATGACGGCAGCTGTGACGTCACTGAATACTCATTCTTGTCCTCCTTCTATTTTTAGTAACCAGTAAACGTATACATATATTGTACCGAATAGTAGAGTATACTAGAATAGAGTAGAGAGCAGAGTATAGTAAAGTAGTGAATCGTGTGTACCGCGTGCAGGACGTAAGCTTGCATGTACGAAATGGGGAAACGTAAAAAGTGAAGCACGCTGTCACATGCAGCTTTCACCAGTGAAGGTTGATGTTCACAGTGAAGGTTCACAAGTGATACCTGTGACCACCGTTCGTCTCATAATGGCCCATCTACTATCCCTTTCAAGAGTTAACCagttgaaaaattggtttttgaggaaaggaaatggcgcagtatctgtctcacatctctgtgaacacccgaacctcgccgtctactgctagcgggaataaaaggatggggagaggaaaagaaagggaGAAGCGATAGGAAGGAAGGGTAAGGGTAGGGAGTAACATGCACTATGGGCTATATTCTATAGACATCTACCGAATTTTTGGGCGCCTTAGTGCGTCTGTTAGTCATACCAGAGCTCCAACGCTCATTTAGTCGAGCATATCTTGAACGTTGCTAGCGATCTGTTATTTGGGCCAGCAGTAGACATGTTGatctcgaaaaaaaaatattacgccaccgtctggaagatgttgaagtaacgagtgtttggtttactagaattcaTATTCAtaagattaaagtgaggtacacaaatggaaatacgaatttgaaTTTTtagatttataagtgacgtcaccaatcaatcacaaaTTCGACATacaaatgacgtcagcagtcgaacaccaattgggttgctatttCGATTTACTgtggggccgccatcttgaattcctcggacttggaaatttcacgccgaagggaggtggtagcagactccaagaaatcgagaaacgcgatgagtaagagctaacgctcttaaaattgtTTCGTGACGTGGCAGCCCTTTGAATTTATTGATGCATGATATCAAAGTACAATTCCTATGCACTGGTCATAAAAATTTTCAGCGGAGAAAAGGAAAAATTCGTGAACTTTTTTACGGAGTCCTAGTTTGTACTAGTCTGGAAAACTCAAAGGGCTCGCAAatggcggattttttttttcctgagaaatATTAAGGAAAATTGTTTGGAGAGTTCAGCAAAAAGTCGCAGTTCTTTAAAGAAGGAATCTGAGAGCGTCGACCGCAAACTTTGGCGCGTTTGTCATAGAATGACCCCGCAGTGATAGCATTTCACGGAGGTGTAATTCATCAAAACCCTACTTTAATATAGTCGTTCTTTCTGATGTGCAAATCGTAGAAGAAAGGCTTCTTGATTTCCGCAAGTAGTCTCGACGACGTCTCAAGCTGCAACTAATAACGTCCTAAGCTATAGTGTCTTTTTTTTCATCAGTCACTTCTTTAACTCTTCGTACTTACCAGGCTAAAATTGCAGCTGATTCTGTTATCTTTCCCTGTCAGTATTTATTTGCTCACTAAAAGGGTCACCTGACGTGTACATCATAAACAATTTTATAGCAACGAAATGACCCGTTTCATAAGGCCTAGAAAAAGCGTAATTGTCGCAAAACTAAATATCCcaactttttctttattatttctttaaatcGATTTATTAACGCTGCTGGGTGTTCTTTGGAGAGTATGTCTCAAGAGTCCTAAAGTCCTTTGCGCAGATGATGTATAATTAATGTGGTCAGTCCAACTAAGCTGGGAATGAATTATCACATTTAAGTATTTGTACTATGCAACCATATAAATAGGTATGTTACTTATGGAGTAGTTCAACTTGTGAGGTATTTTAGTTCTGGTTACGACCATAAACACTCATTTTTTCATTAATCATTATACCCCGCTTGTTGCACGAGCACATTACATCGTTAAGTGCAATATTTAGCCACGTTTGATCTGGAGGGGAGTTGACCGGTTTATCCTGCATGCAATCATCAACTCCAGAACAAAGCAGCTTTTCCCCGCCAAAGGACCCGCTTCCGGCCAATAgcttcggccgattctcatgaccctgctagcttgACAAGGCAGGGGAGGGGATCTTCTCTGCCACTCCCTCCATTGTGATGCttgcaggttcatgagaatcggtcgacgccattgactggaagcgggtcctttggcggggaaaagctgctttgttcttgagttgtatgtgACGCTATAGTGATAGCACTGGGATCTATGACAAAAACTGAAAACAGAAAGGGTCAAATACATCCCTTTCGGGGAACATCTGAGTAGTCAGGAAGAGGGTAGTTGCATGCGCCGTCCATCTCTAACAGTTGCCGTGCTCGTTCCAAACCCATGTGCCGAGATCATGACCTGCTGTCAGAGTTCCTCGTGTTCGAAAATTCCCCATAAATTTTACAATACAAGGAATTATTTTACGTCGCCACTGTAGTAACCGCAGAGGAATCTAGTACTTAGACCGGGTATTTCAACGAAGTCCGTCTCTAATTAAGCACGTTTTGGGGCTGAAAAAAAGTGTTTTTGAGGCATAGTAATACCAGCGTTGGtggacatcagaaaaaaaaaatattgatcaTGTCAACTAGTAGGCCAGTTAGCTAACTTTTAATACATAACTTCTTAAGTATTGCAGTTACATGCCCGGGTGTAATTATAGAAGTTTGCAGCTGCTGGCCATTAGTAATGGCCATATCAGTTTTTCTAGTTTAGAAAAAAGTGGAGGGTACACTTATGCTCAGCCTTAAGGACGTGACacaatagcgtagtgggttaggatttccattctgagcagtttgacacatctgaacgcatttttcattttttttttcactttttcatatCAGGTCACATACctacgctttcgagaagcttaaAGGCAAGGCAACCTCTCAGTGCACGTCagtcgtcgaaatagccaaaatttgttgggccacagcgccgaggataaccgcTGACAATATAATTAAGGCGAGAAAAACGTTTTTCTAACTTCAaaattctgaacgtaaaagcgcaaaaacacaaggacacagactaaggcagacaacacgacaacaaaagcgctcgtgttgtctgccttagtctgtgtccttgtgtttttgcgcttttacgttcagaatggaaaaccaactcgcccaaatgcagccattattaaCTTTAAAAGCCTATCTCTAAAAATTCTATgaaggtgaaacgctaaggcgcccgtgtgctgtgcgatgtcagtgcacgttaaagatccccaggtggtcgaaattattccggaaccctccactacggcacctctttcttcctttacttctttcactccctcctttatcccttcccttagggcgcggttcaggtgtccaacgatatataagacaggtactgcgcaagttcctttccccaaaaaccaatttaaaaaaaattgtgtaaagtcttaggtgaaacaccgtgtATAGAGAGAGCTTTAAGTTTTCAGAGTATATGTGACGCCAATTTCATCTTCCCTAAGGAGGAATAATGGCGCTTTCAGCGGCACAGTTCATTCTCATAAAGGTGACACTATGGAGGCTGTTTCTGTGCCTTGGTtgaacaaaactttttttttagttggttCCTTATGTTTCTTAACCAAACGTGCCACTTGTAAGTACTGCGCCTATAAAATAGACTTCTggaccgccgcgatggctgagtggttatgttgctcggctgctgagccacaagacgcaggttcgatcccggtcgggacagtcacatttcgatggaggttaaaTGATGGTaggtcgtgtactgtgcgatgtcaatgcacattaaagaaccccaggtagtcgaaattgtcCGCAGACCTCCTCTACGacgtcctcatagcctgagtagcttagTTACGTTAAACACCACAAATCAAACTTAAATCAAACTAATTTGTAAAAATAAACTTCTACTGCAGTTAGCGTATTGTTGCGTATGTGTGGCTGATAATTAGAAATTAGGGAACTCTGATGGCAGTCTCGTACACTGCATGTCATTAATGTTCATTTTAGTAAAGGATGTAGCTTTGAGTGCACATACATGCGTAATACTTGTTTTTGTTTACTGGTATATTCCACCGTTGCTCTCTTGCCTCCCATCCTGAAAATTACACTGTAAATATGAATTGATTGCTGCAGCTGTCTTTTTGTTCATGTATGTATTATTTGTGAAACTATACGTTTGAGAGTGTTATTTGCTGCGAGGGCTTTCAAGGTGGCATGACCGCATCAGGCTCTTTTCGGGACTATTGTTACGCCCCCTGAGACAATCTTGTGCAATCCTCTTGAATATATAATGGAAAGAACAATCaccttttagaatttcgaaaaatcGGTTACCTTCGGTGCTGCAGCGTAAATAATTTGGCCCTTGGCGTGCGCATTTCAAACATCGCGCGGTGCCGCACCTACCAGTTCACGTCACGCCATGGCGcacgtgtcacgtgaccttcaCTCTTCCATCTGCTCTGGCGCAGCGAGCAGCGCAGCATAAAAGAGAAAAACTTCACGTTGCACGCGCTTTCCGCAGTGACGTCAAAAGGTGGGCGTTCCTGCGCACTCCATAGAAGCGCGAAGTTTGAAACGCGCTGGCAAAGGTTCTAATTTGTCAAACAGCAGCGCCGCACGTAATCATTTATTCGAAATGCTAAAAAGTGATATAGCTATTACTGACGACTAGCTAAGTACTTCTAACTGCAACCATGCAACTaatggtaatagttaaaaagttaactattagaaattagttaactagcctgctGTAGTACGATACAGCAGTTGGTAACGCTGGAATGCAGCCCACGTTGTTATAAATTTCTCCGCTGGCAAGTCAAAACGGTACACGAAACCAGCTTTTGAATGTTTGaatatattaaacaagccaggcatCAACATTCTAaagcctgtaatttttttttaatagcttcttgtttaggtagcaAGGGACGGActactttttgtcgtggaggaatgtTCGGCGGTGCTGGATATGACTGGAGCTTGACTGCAGACTTAGGTTGTAAACCACGTCATCCAATATGGTGTTACAATGCCGCCGACAGTCTTCATATTTCAAATAGcccatttttttaaattctgtTTGCCTTACACCCGTATCACTCGACAAATTGTCGCGTCATCAAGTACATGAGGACTTTCATTGTCGCAGCCTCCTTGGGCAAAGTTCGTGCCGTCTCCGCCTACGCCGCCGCCACTCCACTTCGTCATCCCTCCGCCCCCGGCGGTGGCCTTGCTGAAGCCAGGGAAGGCATCCGAACTTCATCCGGTCACCAGCATCAGCAGCTTGTCAAAAGCTTCCAAAACTCTTCTCGCTGACGCGCAGCCGGCGACCGGAGGCACCTTCGACCAGATCCTCAGGATCGCTCAGTCTCCAGCCGTGTCCACAATCGCGAGCAACAATCCGGAGCTAATCGTGAGACTTATCCAAGGAATCTCCGGCGCCAAGCCTCCACAAACTCCGTTGGGCACAGCGCACAGCACTGCGGGTCTAACCTCCAGCAAAATTGGCAATGGTGACATCCAAGCACTTCTCGGCTTCGTTCGCCAGGACCCCAACCTAGTGCGTAACATCGTCAGAGCAGACCCGGGCTTTGTACCCAGCCTCGTCAACAACCTCCTGGGAATATCCGGTCAGAGGAGCAAAGAGCCGACACCGGCACCACCGGTCAATTCATCCGGCTTCGACTTCAAAGAATCCAACGACACGAATGACGCGGATTCGAACGTTCCGGCTAATGTGCCCATAGACTCTGCAGAGGACGAAACCACTTCCACACCATCTTTAATCAGGCCGTCACCTCCTGCCACACCTTCGGCTGCTAGGCAGATAGGGAACAAGCCGTCAGCCTACCCTGACCATCCTTATTCGCTTCTGGGCTACCCGTCAAGGTTTTACAACATTCCCAATTACCGCCAGTCACCTTTCGAAGTTTTCAGATTTCCCAGCAGGGCTGGTGATGTGGAACAACCCTTGTTCTCCCGCACCCCTTGGCACACGCCAACGCTTTTGAGGCAACTCCCAGATCAGCCCGCCGAAGAAGTTGACGTATCAGTCAGGAAAGACAAACCCGAGCCTTCGTATTATCAGACGGAACTCACGACAGCGCATCCCAGCTCCCAGGCTGACGGGACGGTGCAGGAAGACAAGCCCGAACCATCGTACCAAACCGAGGCAACGACAGAGCTTGCGATCACCCAAGCCTACGGGTCCGGTACGGACGACAAGTCGGGGTCCTCCTACGACAAGCCGCAGCCTTCCACTGATCCCGACGCCTACAATGATCCAACCGAACCCACGGTAGAAGTCTTCGTTATCAACGAGGAACCAGAGCTTGAGCCTGATGTGCACACCTCGGAAGAGCTGACGGATGATGTCCACGCTTCACCCAGCGACGACGATAGCAGACCGTTGCCTTCTGGAGGGGTTCAGCTTGTTGCTGAGCCTCCTGCGAAACAGACTGATGCTTCGCGGCGTGTTTTCGTTCCTGTCACGGGAAAGTTCAGGTCGGATTCCCTTGACGACATTCCTCTGAACGTGGACGGTTCTCCTGCTGTTCTCTCCAATCTGACAGCACATCCCGTCACTCAGGCGGAGGGGCGAGCTCTGGGAGACCAGCTTAAGCGGTCTTACCAAATCGAAGTAACAACCAAACTTCCCACCATTCAGGCCCATGAGACTGGTAGAAATTACAAGCCCCAGTCTTCTTACGATAAGCCTGAATACTCTACTAGGCATGAGTCCTCCAACTACAAGCCCGAGTCCTCCAGTGACAAAGAAGCGAGCAAAGATCCAGTCGAACCCGATGTACAAGTCGTGGTAACCGAGCAGCCAGTCGTCGAGCAAGATTTGCCGGCCTCAGATGAGACGAAGGGAGATGTCTATGCATCAACCAACAACGGGGACCACAGTTCTTTGCCGCCTGGCGAGAAGCAGCATGCCGCCAGGCCTACCGTAAAGCAAACGCCGCCCCCAGTCAGGACCGTATTCTCGCCGGTCACGGGACAGTACCGCTTCGGTCCTTTCGGCATCTCTGGTCCGGGGAAGAACGTGGCTGGCTTCCCATTCAGTCTCTATGACCCGACCGACCTGGACACCGAGGCGCCGAAAAGCGGGTGAGTCGTGCGATGGTTGATTCTACCTTCTGCTCTTAGTTGGTTGTCTTCgtgcaagtgtgtgtgtgtgtgtgcgcgggggggggggggtcattttcTGTCGTCCCATCGCTAAGAGCCGCACATGCCATGCCCAGCATTCTTGGACGAAAATGTTGAATATTGGAGTATTGAACAGTGCCGTTAtggaaattatttatttatttatagaataCTGCATTCCCCGAGAAGggaccaagcaggaagggcaaaaaatacatgaaaagaaacGCAACACGTAAAAGGACATGCAAAAACAACTCAGCAACTATCAATAAGCAATTTTGTCAATGGCAtcaatgctgtttgcagcctcaGGCGGGAGTTCATTCCATTTAGTTATTGTGCGAAGAAAAAATGATATTTGAAAGCATTGAAATATTGTAGGCAATGGTACATTCTTCCAAATCGTagtaaaatctttttttttcaaaattttccatCGTTCGCATAGagcagttaagactaccataCAAAACCATTGGGGATATAACGATAGCGAAAATGTTAATATCGAAAAAGTTCAATCCTGCCTAGGGGAAATCTGTGGATAATTTGATTGTTAGTGAAATCTTAGAATATGTGAAAAAGCTGCGtttataaactctttcccgttgggAAATACTTCTGTCCAGAATAGTTGGACATGTCTGCAGTTGAGAGCAAAACTCGCAAGCGCTTACGATTGTCGTACTACGTGTTATCTCCTTATCAGTGCCGCGATAACTATTTTTGAATATTCAGCACCAGCTAGTTGACGAACAATGTTCGTAAACCTTCAGCGCAGAGCTTTAGTTCTGAACGATGCCCGCACTTCGTAATTTTTTACTGACGAGGTTGGCATTAAATTCCGGGTTAATGAGCTTTCAACTGCACACATAAACCTGTTTATACATTTAGTTGAGCTCTATTTACAGGCCGCGTTTTATAACGCTATTCGTCCATGCCCGAATATTGCTGCATGCAATATGATCAGTAGCCGTATCTACATTTCAATTAGTATataaacacaggaaacaaaaatacaacaaaaacttACTGTAACGCGTGCAAAAGGCTTCAGCGCGGTTGAGAGTGAAATCAAATAAGCACGCTTCAACTAAAACTGAAGAAGCCGGCAGATGCCAAGGAAAGCCAAGGTACAGACACGCAGGCAGAAGATAAAAAACTGGGAGCTAAAACAGTCTGCCGGTTCCAACGCCTTCCACAAGTGGTGTCCTTCGGTACCGATCCCTATTACGGTTTGATTTTTGCCTTTGAACTAAATTTTACTTGCATATTTCATCTTTTGGTTTGGTCGCGAATCATGTAACCCTTGCCAAAGATGTGCGTACAACGGTTCGCTCTTAAGCAGGGCTGTAGAGCACGAAGGTATCCCTGAAACTGTAATACTTCTGTCAAGAGCACAATTTAAGTGCACATACGAGGAATGTCACTCACACAACAGTCGCTCCGGTTAGTGCGGTCACGAGAAGCACTTCCCTGTGCACAGTATGTGCACAGTTATGCACAGTGTGCACAGTATGTGGTGCATAAAAAAGCACACATAAGTTTATTTTACTTGTTGTGACACTGTTTTTAAGAAAATTTGTTCGCTATAGCAACAAGCGAAGAAACACAACAAAGGAACGAGATCAGATGCAATTCCCCTGCATGTCGACATTTTGTTGTTGAAATTACGGATACACTACGAACTCACCTTGACTCGTCTCGGCTTTTCTTCTATCTTGTTTAATTGTTAAAAACTATTCAAGCTCGTTTTATTTTGCTCGATCATTTCCAACAATAATTTATAAATTGGctagtcgtttttttttccttccgttcACTTTTTTAAAAGTACCGCTCATTTTCTgttgccattatttttttttactaccaGTACACTCTTTTTACCTGTTTAGCACCCTTTAGCCTAAAGGGGCGCCACAAGTATCCCTTGTTCGCTCCAATAGTGAAAACTGCAGGCTGGACAGTTTTAACAAAGGCGtgtgcatacccagcaattctggagaaaagcacTTTTGAACGGGAAACCGATTATGAACGCAActctttcatataatgtaagatttcactataacaatcgatgtatctgcagatcacccgacggcagtcttgtgcttttttttttctattcacgtttttgctacgtcaaaaacgttccacactggttttctatagcagtcttaactgGTCGATGCGATCGTTGGAAACACTTTGAAACacagattttgctacatatcataataatggaccattaccttcaatagtTCTATAAGTGTCTTAaaatttttccaattttcaaattttttgcccGCGAAAGCTGGACTTGTACATGCATTCCTGTCATGTAATATCTATATGGGGGCCTTCGTGAGCATAAAAATGCGATCactgatgatggtggtgatgatgatgatgacgaccatTTTCCGGTCCTTTTTCACGCAGTGAGACTGGCCCCAGGCAGGAAGATCCCAAGCCGCGCGTCCGACGCACTGCCCCGAGCCCCGATGCATCCGGCACCTGGCGGAGCATGAACTCTCGTAAGTGCGTCTTCAAGATGGTCTGCTACATCGGCGCGAACGACCAGTCTTTCGGCCGGTACGCGGAGAGTGCTTCCTTCATCTACAGGTACATCGGCCGTTTCGTGATCAGGTATTAACGCCTATGATCGCGGAAGGACTCTTGATTGCAAGTGCAATTCTGATGTCTCAATCGAATCGGAAGAGCGCTGAGAGCGGACAAAGAGGTGCACGCAGGCAACGTGTATTTGCATCGTTATGCTTAGTATGGGGCAAAGCCAATCATACCGGATGGATAACTCTT
This region of Amblyomma americanum isolate KBUSLIRL-KWMA chromosome 5, ASM5285725v1, whole genome shotgun sequence genomic DNA includes:
- the LOC144135231 gene encoding uncharacterized protein LOC144135231, whose amino-acid sequence is MLLSRLLVAVVLLTTLATLPDPADGTFSYLALPAALVGFPVSRVALGLGVASVKIAIASRLLRFLFGLMSRGKSGPELGISVRKEFVHVPARDLKPPPLTTLVEPVHWVAPALPPPSPVPVHWARAPLPPPSVHWAPPPMTVRARALASAFSLPQPHGLPEQHSFVVGRSGQPAPPPGVASHPPPAFQPPWAKFVPSPPTPPPLHFVIPPPPAVALLKPGKASELHPVTSISSLSKASKTLLADAQPATGGTFDQILRIAQSPAVSTIASNNPELIVRLIQGISGAKPPQTPLGTAHSTAGLTSSKIGNGDIQALLGFVRQDPNLVRNIVRADPGFVPSLVNNLLGISGQRSKEPTPAPPVNSSGFDFKESNDTNDADSNVPANVPIDSAEDETTSTPSLIRPSPPATPSAARQIGNKPSAYPDHPYSLLGYPSRFYNIPNYRQSPFEVFRFPSRAGDVEQPLFSRTPWHTPTLLRQLPDQPAEEVDVSVRKDKPEPSYYQTELTTAHPSSQADGTVQEDKPEPSYQTEATTELAITQAYGSGTDDKSGSSYDKPQPSTDPDAYNDPTEPTVEVFVINEEPELEPDVHTSEELTDDVHASPSDDDSRPLPSGGVQLVAEPPAKQTDASRRVFVPVTGKFRSDSLDDIPLNVDGSPAVLSNLTAHPVTQAEGRALGDQLKRSYQIEVTTKLPTIQAHETGRNYKPQSSYDKPEYSTRHESSNYKPESSSDKEASKDPVEPDVQVVVTEQPVVEQDLPASDETKGDVYASTNNGDHSSLPPGEKQHAARPTVKQTPPPVRTVFSPVTGQYRFGPFGISGPGKNVAGFPFSLYDPTDLDTEAPKSGETGPRQEDPKPRVRRTAPSPDASGTWRSMNSRA